In one window of Prevotella sp. E13-17 DNA:
- a CDS encoding NfeD family protein, whose protein sequence is MIDYLLANMWQLWAVLTVVGLILELTSGDFFLMCIAIGAAGAAIVAPFANIYVQLAVFGVVTLFSLFQVRPFVLRYLHRNEKRRVSNADALLGREGRVTEPIKAGGYGYVAIDGDLWKAVTSDDMEIAIDTRVKVVGRESTIITVEKL, encoded by the coding sequence ATGATTGATTATCTGTTGGCCAATATGTGGCAATTATGGGCTGTACTAACAGTTGTAGGCCTGATACTGGAATTGACATCAGGCGACTTCTTCCTTATGTGTATTGCAATTGGTGCGGCAGGCGCAGCCATTGTAGCGCCCTTCGCTAATATCTATGTGCAGTTGGCCGTCTTTGGTGTGGTCACGCTGTTCAGTCTGTTTCAAGTGCGCCCCTTTGTGCTACGCTATCTGCATAGAAACGAGAAGCGGCGTGTAAGCAATGCCGATGCTTTGTTGGGACGTGAGGGCCGTGTGACAGAGCCTATCAAGGCCGGTGGCTATGGCTATGTGGCAATCGATGGCGACCTGTGGAAAGCCGTCACGTCGGACGACATGGAGATTGCCATTGACACCCGTGTGAAGGTAGTGGGGCGTGAGAGCACCATTATCACCGTAGAAAAACTATAA
- the trkA gene encoding Trk system potassium transporter TrkA: MKVVIAGAGAVGKHLSRLLSTENHDCVLIDDDEERLGGIDSTYDIMAVCASPTSIKTLKDAGVGSADLFVGVTRYESRNINACMLAHALGAKKTVARIDNYEYLHPQNQPFFRDHGIDSLVYPEVLAARDIITGLKMSWVRQRWDVHDGALVMLGIKLREGCEILNQPLKDLCGPDDPYHIVAIKRGDETIIPGGFDELQLYDLAYFMTTQDYIPYIRKIVGKEHYEDVHNVIIMGGGKTAVRAALAMPDHMNVKIIENSAERCERLNTLLSESDAMVIHGDGRDPGLLNEEGIKHTQAFVALTGNAETNILACLAAKKWGVRKTVAMVENLDYVSMAESLDIGTIINKKTVAASHIFQMMLKADVRNMRSLMMVEADVAEFIASEGSKVTRHPVKDLGLPFGVTIGGLVRDGKGLLVNGNTQIMAGDTVMVFCHEHKLNKLEKYFKNNSIW; encoded by the coding sequence ATGAAAGTAGTCATTGCAGGAGCAGGTGCTGTTGGCAAGCATCTCTCACGATTACTCTCTACGGAGAATCACGACTGCGTACTCATTGACGATGATGAGGAGCGTCTGGGAGGTATTGATTCCACCTATGACATCATGGCCGTCTGTGCCTCACCGACCAGTATTAAGACGCTGAAGGATGCTGGTGTGGGCAGCGCCGATCTCTTTGTTGGCGTTACACGCTATGAGAGTCGCAATATCAACGCATGCATGTTGGCTCACGCTTTAGGAGCTAAGAAGACGGTAGCCCGTATTGACAACTACGAATACCTGCATCCACAGAACCAACCATTCTTCCGCGATCATGGCATTGACTCTCTGGTTTACCCCGAAGTGCTGGCCGCACGCGACATTATTACCGGTCTGAAAATGTCGTGGGTACGTCAGCGATGGGACGTTCACGATGGCGCATTGGTGATGCTTGGCATCAAGTTACGCGAAGGTTGCGAGATCTTAAACCAGCCATTAAAAGACCTTTGCGGTCCTGACGACCCCTATCATATCGTTGCCATCAAGCGAGGCGACGAGACCATCATCCCTGGAGGCTTTGATGAACTCCAGCTTTACGACTTAGCCTACTTCATGACAACACAGGACTATATTCCTTATATCAGAAAGATTGTAGGCAAAGAGCACTATGAAGATGTTCATAATGTCATTATTATGGGCGGCGGAAAGACTGCCGTAAGAGCAGCCTTGGCTATGCCAGACCATATGAACGTCAAGATTATCGAAAACTCTGCAGAACGCTGCGAACGACTAAACACACTTCTGAGCGAGTCAGATGCCATGGTTATCCACGGCGATGGTCGCGACCCAGGCCTTCTCAATGAAGAAGGTATCAAGCACACGCAAGCCTTTGTCGCACTGACTGGTAATGCCGAGACCAACATCCTTGCTTGTCTGGCAGCCAAGAAGTGGGGTGTTCGCAAAACCGTTGCCATGGTTGAGAATCTAGACTACGTCTCCATGGCCGAGAGCTTAGATATCGGAACCATTATCAATAAGAAGACCGTTGCTGCCAGCCATATTTTCCAGATGATGCTAAAAGCCGATGTCAGGAACATGCGTTCGCTCATGATGGTCGAAGCCGACGTGGCTGAGTTCATTGCTTCAGAGGGGTCAAAGGTGACACGCCACCCAGTGAAAGACCTCGGTCTGCCATTCGGTGTCACCATTGGTGGCCTTGTACGTGACGGCAAAGGCTTGTTGGTAAATGGTAACACACAGATTATGGCTGGCGACACAGTCATGGTGTTCTGCCACGAACACAAGCTGAATAAATTAGAAAAGTACTTCAAGAACAACTCGATATGGTAA
- a CDS encoding type I phosphomannose isomerase catalytic subunit, whose translation MELFKFEPLLKQTLWGGEKITAFKHLDSTLENVGESWEISGVKDNETIVANGTEKGKSLNQLVREQKGALVGQENYERFGDEFPLLIKFIDARQDLSIQVHPTDEIAHRQGKSRGKTEMWVALESDKGAQLYNGLKQQITPEQYKEMVENDTITDALARYEVSEGDVFFIPAGRIHAIGAGCFVAEIQQTSDVTYRIYDFKRKDKNGNYRELHTKEAAESIDYTVLPNYRTEYQLEKNVPQQVVQCPYFTTAIYDLDEPMMLDYSELDSFVILIGLKGEGTLTADGKTVSLNAGETVLIPATAKEVKVEGTVKFLETYV comes from the coding sequence ATGGAATTATTTAAATTTGAACCCCTTTTGAAGCAAACACTTTGGGGAGGTGAAAAGATTACAGCATTCAAACATTTGGACTCTACCCTCGAGAATGTTGGAGAGAGCTGGGAGATTTCAGGAGTAAAGGACAACGAGACCATCGTGGCCAATGGTACAGAGAAAGGCAAAAGCCTGAATCAGTTGGTACGCGAGCAGAAAGGAGCACTGGTTGGACAAGAGAATTACGAACGCTTTGGCGACGAATTCCCACTGCTGATCAAGTTTATCGATGCCCGTCAGGATCTCTCTATCCAGGTGCATCCCACCGACGAGATTGCTCATCGTCAGGGCAAGTCTCGCGGAAAAACAGAGATGTGGGTGGCCCTTGAGTCGGATAAGGGTGCACAACTCTACAACGGACTGAAGCAGCAAATCACCCCCGAGCAGTATAAAGAGATGGTGGAGAACGACACCATCACCGATGCCTTGGCACGTTATGAAGTGAGCGAAGGCGACGTATTCTTTATTCCCGCCGGTCGCATTCATGCCATCGGTGCAGGTTGCTTCGTTGCCGAGATACAGCAAACCAGTGATGTCACTTACCGCATCTACGACTTCAAGCGCAAGGATAAAAACGGCAACTATCGCGAACTGCACACCAAGGAGGCCGCAGAGAGCATTGACTACACCGTGTTGCCCAACTATCGCACAGAGTATCAACTGGAGAAGAACGTTCCCCAACAGGTAGTACAATGTCCCTACTTCACCACTGCCATCTACGATCTCGACGAACCCATGATGCTTGACTATAGCGAACTCGACTCTTTTGTCATCCTTATTGGTCTGAAGGGCGAAGGCACGCTGACTGCAGACGGCAAGACCGTCAGTCTGAATGCCGGTGAAACCGTGCTGATTCCAGCCACGGCAAAAGAAGTAAAGGTTGAGGGTACCGTTAAATTCCTGGAAACCTACGTTTGA
- the dxs gene encoding 1-deoxy-D-xylulose-5-phosphate synthase yields the protein MEQNKLEILNTIDDPSQLRSLSTDKLQQLCSELRQDIVNELSVNPGHLASSLGVVELTVALHYVYNTPEDRIVWDVGHQAYGHKILTGRRDKFSTNRKLGGIKPFPSPEESEYDSFICGHASNSISAALGMAVASQNSRHVVAVIGDGAMSGGLAFEGLNNVSSIPNDLLIILNDNDMSIDRSVGGMKEYLLSLSTNETYNALRFRAARWLASNGLLSEARKQGLIRLSNALKSVISEQQNIFEGMNIRYFGPFDGHNVKELVRILRQLKDMKGPKLLHLHTKKGHGYAPAENYKPVWHAPGKFDPETGELISGDTKNMPPKFQEVFGHTLLELAKQNDKIVGVTPAMPTGCSMNIAMKELPERMFDVGIAEGHAVTFSAGMAKEGKLPFCNIYSAFAQRAYDNVIHDVAILKLPVVLCLDRAGLVGEDGPTHHGAFDLAYLRPIPNLTICSPMNEHELRKMMFTAQLPGKGPFVIRYPRGRGVIVDWRCPLEEIAVGTGRKLRDGNDVAVLSIGPIGNDVAKVIDSITTKSVAHYDMRFLKPLDENLLHEVGQKFKRIITIEDGVRNGGLGSAVLEWMSDHGYTPQITRMGLPDAFVEHGTIQQLREIVGIDNESIKKEILK from the coding sequence GTGGAACAAAATAAACTTGAAATACTAAACACAATAGACGACCCAAGTCAACTGCGTTCACTTAGCACGGACAAATTGCAGCAACTCTGTTCTGAACTAAGACAAGACATTGTCAACGAACTATCAGTAAACCCAGGACATTTGGCTTCAAGTTTAGGAGTTGTTGAGTTGACCGTTGCGCTCCATTATGTGTACAATACACCCGAAGACCGCATTGTCTGGGACGTAGGCCACCAAGCCTATGGACACAAGATCCTGACTGGCCGTCGCGACAAGTTCTCAACCAACCGTAAACTGGGTGGCATCAAGCCATTTCCCTCGCCCGAGGAGAGTGAATACGACTCGTTTATCTGTGGTCATGCTTCCAACTCTATCTCAGCAGCCCTTGGTATGGCTGTGGCTTCGCAGAACAGCCGACATGTGGTAGCGGTGATTGGCGATGGTGCCATGAGCGGAGGTCTGGCTTTCGAAGGATTGAACAATGTGTCTTCAATCCCCAACGACCTACTGATTATCCTCAACGACAACGACATGTCTATCGACCGTTCGGTGGGCGGCATGAAGGAATACCTGTTGAGTCTCAGCACCAACGAGACCTATAATGCATTACGTTTCAGAGCTGCCCGTTGGCTTGCCAGCAACGGATTGCTTAGCGAAGCCCGCAAACAAGGGCTCATTCGCTTGTCGAATGCATTGAAGAGCGTTATCTCTGAACAGCAGAACATCTTCGAAGGCATGAACATTCGCTACTTTGGTCCATTTGATGGTCACAACGTAAAAGAGCTGGTACGTATCTTGCGCCAGCTGAAAGACATGAAAGGGCCAAAGCTTCTTCATCTGCATACCAAAAAGGGACACGGCTATGCCCCTGCCGAAAACTACAAGCCCGTGTGGCATGCGCCCGGCAAGTTCGACCCAGAAACTGGCGAATTGATTAGCGGTGACACAAAGAACATGCCACCAAAGTTCCAGGAAGTCTTTGGACATACACTATTAGAGTTGGCCAAACAGAACGATAAGATTGTCGGTGTAACCCCCGCTATGCCCACAGGCTGTTCGATGAACATAGCCATGAAGGAGCTGCCCGAGCGCATGTTCGACGTGGGTATTGCCGAAGGACACGCCGTTACATTCTCCGCTGGTATGGCAAAAGAGGGCAAATTGCCTTTCTGCAATATCTACAGTGCCTTTGCACAGCGTGCCTATGACAATGTCATTCATGACGTTGCCATTCTGAAGTTGCCCGTTGTGCTCTGCCTTGACCGTGCCGGTTTGGTGGGAGAAGACGGTCCCACACACCACGGTGCCTTCGACTTGGCCTACCTTCGTCCTATCCCCAACCTCACGATTTGCTCGCCTATGAACGAGCACGAACTGCGCAAAATGATGTTCACTGCACAGTTACCAGGCAAAGGTCCCTTTGTCATCCGCTACCCGCGCGGTCGCGGTGTCATCGTTGACTGGCGGTGTCCACTGGAAGAGATTGCCGTTGGAACAGGTCGCAAACTGCGTGATGGCAATGATGTAGCAGTGCTTAGCATCGGCCCCATCGGTAATGACGTTGCAAAAGTCATAGACTCGATTACGACAAAGTCCGTAGCACACTACGACATGCGTTTCCTGAAGCCACTTGATGAGAATCTGCTTCACGAAGTCGGACAGAAGTTTAAGCGCATCATCACCATCGAAGACGGTGTGCGAAACGGTGGGTTAGGCAGCGCAGTACTGGAATGGATGAGCGACCACGGCTACACTCCACAGATTACCCGCATGGGTCTTCCCGATGCTTTTGTAGAGCATGGCACCATCCAACAATTGCGAGAGATTGTGGGGATCGACAACGAAAGTATTAAGAAAGAGATATTAAAATGA
- a CDS encoding acyltransferase family protein encodes MIKNWIDWMKVIGMFTIIWGHCFPVLFSDFLYAFSVPLFFFISGYLSRYEPDKGVFWKKIFQRLLVPYLILSVLKAAPHLFSEDAPWSLLAIMTGFHTLHDVMGCGKLWFVYTLIIIKVITQLTRYSRNSRYVLLVVSLVVGMVCQSYYPDGMSWAVANTFLSLPWFLLGYEYKCLQWDTKLTDALQEKSVWLKGMLTLLLMISLYGVSMVNGRVRMYEAGYGENIFLFLLGGAIGILAIRIISEMLGRYRSTALSLLSIGTIVILAYHQDINHSILKLIRQQEWTPLLEDAATFACSLVTLLVFIPINYVVSHYLPFIIGNRKQTLNQ; translated from the coding sequence ATGATAAAAAACTGGATAGATTGGATGAAAGTTATCGGGATGTTCACCATTATTTGGGGACACTGCTTTCCTGTGCTTTTCTCTGATTTCCTATATGCTTTCAGTGTACCGCTGTTTTTCTTTATCTCGGGCTATTTGTCAAGATATGAACCAGACAAAGGCGTATTCTGGAAAAAGATATTTCAAAGATTGCTGGTGCCTTATCTGATACTGAGTGTACTGAAGGCTGCTCCCCATCTTTTCAGCGAGGATGCCCCTTGGTCGTTGCTCGCCATCATGACCGGATTCCATACGCTTCACGACGTGATGGGTTGCGGAAAACTTTGGTTTGTCTATACGCTGATCATCATCAAGGTGATAACGCAACTTACGAGGTATTCGCGCAATTCGAGGTACGTGCTGTTGGTGGTATCCTTGGTGGTGGGTATGGTGTGCCAGAGCTATTACCCTGATGGCATGTCGTGGGCTGTTGCAAATACGTTCCTGTCGTTGCCGTGGTTCTTGCTTGGCTACGAATACAAGTGTTTGCAGTGGGACACGAAGCTGACAGACGCTCTTCAGGAAAAATCCGTCTGGCTCAAAGGTATGCTTACCCTCTTATTGATGATATCGCTCTATGGCGTCAGCATGGTCAATGGCAGGGTACGCATGTATGAGGCAGGCTACGGCGAGAATATCTTTTTGTTTCTGTTGGGCGGTGCCATTGGCATTTTGGCTATCCGCATCATTTCTGAGATGCTTGGCCGTTACAGAAGCACGGCATTAAGTCTGCTGTCCATCGGCACGATTGTCATCCTGGCCTATCATCAGGATATCAATCACTCTATACTGAAGTTGATACGCCAACAGGAGTGGACGCCTCTGCTCGAGGATGCGGCAACGTTTGCGTGCAGCTTGGTTACCCTGTTGGTGTTCATCCCTATTAATTATGTGGTGTCGCACTATCTCCCCTTTATAATCGGAAACAGAAAACAGACACTCAATCAATAA
- a CDS encoding AAA family ATPase, producing MPKFADYIRRIEIDALWSGKKHIVWELDPHVNVLSGINGVGKSTILNKVFRSVNTNGDVVNNLLKGVHIDVEPSDATHVRFDIIKSLDSPVLDMETMNLVDSRIRSALDFQLYHLQRKFLDYQVNIGNRIIVELQRGNADAAQQLSEAKKRFQDIVDDLFAETGKKIIRTENEIRFSQIGETLVPYQLSSGEKQMLAILLTVLVEDQQPYVLFMDEPEVSLHMEWQKRLIDLIMELNPNVQILLTTHSPAVVMNGWMDKVTEVSDITL from the coding sequence ATGCCGAAATTTGCAGATTATATCCGACGCATAGAGATTGATGCTCTGTGGAGCGGTAAGAAACACATCGTGTGGGAGCTGGATCCGCACGTCAATGTGCTGAGTGGTATTAACGGCGTGGGCAAGAGCACCATCCTGAACAAGGTGTTTCGCAGCGTTAATACGAATGGCGACGTGGTGAACAACCTGTTGAAGGGCGTCCATATCGATGTGGAACCAAGTGATGCAACGCATGTGAGATTCGATATTATCAAGTCGCTGGACAGTCCGGTACTTGATATGGAAACCATGAATCTGGTGGACTCGCGCATCAGATCGGCACTCGATTTCCAGCTATATCATCTGCAGCGTAAGTTCCTGGACTACCAAGTGAACATCGGTAACCGTATTATCGTTGAGCTACAGCGGGGCAATGCCGATGCTGCGCAGCAGTTGTCGGAAGCAAAGAAACGCTTTCAGGATATTGTTGACGACCTGTTTGCCGAGACCGGAAAGAAGATTATCCGGACGGAAAACGAAATAAGATTCTCGCAAATCGGTGAGACGCTGGTGCCCTATCAGTTGAGTAGTGGCGAGAAACAGATGCTGGCCATCTTGCTGACGGTACTCGTGGAAGACCAGCAACCCTATGTGTTGTTTATGGACGAGCCTGAGGTGAGTCTGCATATGGAATGGCAAAAAAGATTGATTGACCTGATTATGGAACTGAATCCCAACGTACAGATACTGCTGACGACACACAGTCCGGCAGTGGTGATGAACGGATGGATGGACAAGGTGACGGAGGTCAGCGATATTACGCTTTGA
- a CDS encoding TrkH family potassium uptake protein has product MVNFRIISKIIGSLLFIESLFMSLCVGISFFYHEDDLMAFLLSLLITFASGFVFLFFGSNADNSLSRRDAYLVVTAAWVVFSIFGLLPFLIHGCIPNVTDAFFESTSGFTTTGASIIDDVEVLPHAILFWRSLTQWIGGLGIVFFTIAILPSLVGGSVKVFAAEATGPIKAKMHPRLTTSAKWIWSIYLILTFGCALSYWAAGMNWFEAINYSMTTTATGGFAIHNDSTEYFHSPTIDYISITFQFLSGINFTLLYISLVKMKLKTLFTNSEFKLYISVVVVATLWIMYLLLTRMGYGLEHAFRSALFQVVSFITTTGMFNDDAGAWPHITWVILGVVMYLGACAGSTSGGFKCIRGVMLLKVIRNNFRQSLHPNAVLPVKVNGTSIPQSKLVTLFAFFTLTLVMMLVTATIMIVSGIDNTNAITIALSCVSNVGPTLDTQIGPVMSWSALPDYIKWILCPLMLMGRLEIMTVLLLFTRSFWKEN; this is encoded by the coding sequence ATGGTAAACTTCCGTATCATCAGCAAGATTATTGGCTCACTGCTGTTCATAGAGTCGCTGTTCATGTCGCTCTGTGTAGGCATCTCATTTTTCTATCATGAGGACGACTTGATGGCATTTCTACTCTCACTGCTGATTACTTTTGCAAGCGGATTCGTCTTTCTTTTTTTTGGTAGCAACGCCGACAATAGCCTGAGTCGTAGAGATGCATACCTCGTTGTCACTGCTGCATGGGTTGTTTTTTCCATCTTTGGCCTTTTGCCATTTCTCATACACGGATGCATTCCCAATGTTACTGACGCATTCTTTGAGTCCACATCAGGTTTTACGACCACCGGTGCTTCCATCATAGACGATGTAGAAGTGCTGCCACATGCTATCCTTTTCTGGCGCTCGCTGACACAATGGATTGGCGGATTAGGAATCGTTTTCTTCACCATTGCCATTCTGCCTTCGCTGGTTGGCGGTAGTGTCAAAGTGTTTGCCGCCGAGGCCACAGGTCCTATCAAGGCCAAGATGCACCCACGACTAACCACTTCTGCCAAGTGGATATGGAGCATTTATCTTATTCTCACCTTCGGTTGCGCTCTGTCTTATTGGGCAGCCGGCATGAATTGGTTTGAGGCTATCAACTACTCCATGACGACAACCGCCACTGGTGGATTTGCCATACATAATGACAGCACGGAATATTTCCACTCGCCCACCATTGATTATATCTCAATCACCTTCCAGTTTCTGTCGGGTATCAACTTCACCCTGCTGTATATCAGCCTTGTCAAGATGAAACTGAAGACTCTGTTTACAAATTCAGAGTTTAAGTTATATATCAGTGTTGTTGTTGTTGCCACCCTGTGGATTATGTATCTGTTGCTGACACGCATGGGCTATGGTTTAGAGCATGCATTCCGCAGTGCATTGTTTCAGGTAGTATCGTTCATCACAACCACTGGAATGTTTAACGATGATGCTGGTGCATGGCCACACATTACGTGGGTTATCCTTGGCGTTGTCATGTATCTTGGTGCATGTGCTGGCAGCACCAGCGGAGGCTTTAAGTGTATTCGAGGTGTGATGTTGCTAAAGGTGATACGCAACAATTTCCGTCAGAGTCTGCACCCAAATGCTGTTCTTCCGGTTAAAGTCAATGGCACCAGCATTCCCCAATCCAAGCTGGTGACCCTGTTTGCGTTCTTTACGCTAACCTTAGTCATGATGTTAGTCACCGCCACCATCATGATTGTTTCAGGCATAGACAACACCAATGCCATCACTATAGCACTAAGTTGTGTAAGTAATGTAGGGCCTACGCTGGACACCCAGATAGGTCCTGTGATGTCATGGTCAGCACTTCCCGACTATATCAAGTGGATACTCTGTCCGCTGATGCTCATGGGACGACTGGAGATTATGACAGTACTGCTGCTGTTCACCAGAAGTTTTTGGAAAGAGAACTAA
- a CDS encoding lipoate--protein ligase family protein: MKYISLPTDDEERRLSFYLAMEEYVARRFKEDDLFFMWRVAPSVIFGRNQVMQNEVNLDYCRQHHIHIYRRKSGGGCVYADRDNLMLSFITSGDNVAFNYNRFMGMILLVLRKLGIQATSTQHNDVMIGDRKVSGTAFYQLPGRCVAHATLLYDTNMEHMLNAITPSADKLQKKGIESVRQRITLLKDYTMLTAEQLIAFIKAALCTEESSLLPDDIREIEKIEEGYLQEEFINRIL; this comes from the coding sequence ATGAAGTACATTTCGCTACCAACCGATGATGAGGAAAGACGTTTGTCGTTCTATCTTGCAATGGAAGAGTATGTGGCTCGCCGTTTTAAGGAGGACGATCTGTTCTTTATGTGGCGGGTGGCGCCTAGTGTGATCTTTGGTAGGAATCAGGTGATGCAGAACGAGGTGAACCTGGATTATTGCCGTCAACACCATATTCATATATACAGACGCAAGAGTGGTGGAGGCTGTGTGTATGCGGACCGTGATAATCTAATGTTGTCTTTCATAACTTCGGGCGACAACGTGGCTTTCAACTATAATCGTTTTATGGGGATGATCTTGTTGGTGCTCAGAAAACTTGGCATCCAAGCCACCAGTACCCAGCATAATGACGTGATGATTGGCGACAGAAAGGTGAGTGGAACAGCCTTCTATCAGTTGCCCGGACGTTGTGTTGCACATGCCACTTTGCTCTATGATACCAACATGGAGCACATGCTTAATGCCATTACTCCCAGTGCTGATAAACTACAGAAGAAAGGCATTGAGAGCGTGCGACAGCGCATCACGCTGCTGAAAGACTATACTATGCTGACAGCAGAGCAGCTGATTGCTTTTATTAAAGCGGCACTTTGCACCGAGGAAAGTAGCCTTTTGCCCGATGATATCCGTGAGATAGAGAAAATAGAAGAAGGATATTTGCAAGAAGAGTTTATCAACCGAATACTTTAA
- a CDS encoding DUF4435 domain-containing protein, with the protein MAYRLKDNLSSQYFEAANALTSKRARRRIVAYVESYDDIYFWRTVLTRFENDKRYFEVMLPSKVNLMRGKKSVLMNFIGENVGPDMIACVDADYDYLLQGITEQSRRVLNSPYVFHTYVYAIENFQCYAPSLHDVCVAVTLNDHRIFDFNEYFRQYSEACFPLFVWSVWAYRSGHYPKFSLTEFNRVVDPGGFAVQYPEKSIGNVQRKVRQKVRELQRQYPNNKEAYLKVKNDILQLGVTPQTTYLYMQGHHLFDNVVAPIVSKVCNLLRQERQNEIYHAQAHRTQKRNEMSCYENSLQDIKVMLKKNTAYQQCDRFLQLQENVERFLNQT; encoded by the coding sequence ATGGCTTATCGGCTAAAAGATAATCTCAGCAGTCAGTATTTCGAGGCAGCCAATGCGCTGACATCGAAGCGTGCGCGGCGTAGAATCGTAGCTTATGTGGAAAGTTATGACGATATCTACTTCTGGCGGACGGTGCTGACGAGGTTTGAAAATGACAAGCGTTACTTCGAGGTGATGCTGCCATCGAAGGTAAATCTGATGCGAGGCAAGAAGTCGGTGCTGATGAATTTCATTGGCGAAAATGTAGGTCCAGACATGATTGCCTGCGTAGATGCCGACTATGACTATCTGTTGCAGGGCATCACGGAACAGTCGCGTAGGGTGCTGAACAGTCCTTACGTGTTTCATACCTATGTGTATGCCATCGAGAACTTCCAGTGCTATGCCCCGTCGCTGCACGATGTATGTGTGGCTGTGACGCTCAACGATCATCGCATCTTCGACTTCAACGAGTACTTCCGTCAGTACAGCGAAGCATGTTTCCCTTTGTTCGTATGGTCTGTATGGGCCTACAGGTCGGGACACTATCCTAAGTTCTCGCTCACGGAGTTCAACCGCGTGGTAGATCCGGGGGGCTTCGCAGTGCAATATCCAGAGAAGTCTATCGGCAATGTGCAGCGTAAAGTACGCCAGAAAGTGCGCGAACTGCAACGTCAGTACCCTAATAACAAAGAGGCTTATCTGAAGGTGAAGAACGATATCCTGCAACTGGGCGTGACACCGCAGACCACCTATCTCTATATGCAGGGGCACCACCTGTTTGACAATGTGGTGGCTCCCATCGTTAGTAAGGTGTGCAACCTGCTCCGACAGGAACGCCAGAATGAGATATACCATGCACAGGCTCACAGGACACAGAAGAGAAACGAAATGTCCTGCTACGAAAACTCGTTGCAGGACATTAAGGTAATGCTAAAGAAAAATACTGCTTATCAGCAGTGTGATCGTTTTCTGCAATTGCAGGAAAACGTGGAACGCTTCCTCAATCAAACGTAG
- a CDS encoding SPFH domain-containing protein — protein MDITLYFFLALAFVAILIVKKALVIIPQSETKIIERLGRYHATLEAGVNFIIPFIDSAKNIVVLNHGRYSYSSTIDLREQVYDFPSQNVITKDNIQMEINALLYFQIVDPFKATYEITNLPNAIEKLTQTTLRNIIGELELDETLTSRDTINTKLRLVLDDATDKWGVKVNRVELQDITPPASVLSAMEKQMQAERNKRAQILTSEGEKAAEILASEGEKTAMINRAEAAKQQAILTAEGEAQARIRKAEAEAQAIELITQAVGKSSNPANYLLAQKYIQMLQELATGDKTKTVYLPYEATNLMGSIGGIKDLFKSE, from the coding sequence ATGGACATTACGCTTTATTTTTTCCTCGCATTGGCTTTTGTAGCCATTTTGATTGTGAAGAAGGCTTTGGTGATTATTCCTCAGTCAGAGACTAAAATCATTGAGCGACTGGGTCGCTATCATGCCACACTGGAGGCTGGTGTAAACTTCATCATCCCCTTCATTGACAGCGCGAAGAACATTGTGGTGCTGAATCACGGACGCTACTCTTACTCTTCGACCATCGATCTGCGTGAACAGGTGTACGACTTCCCTTCACAGAACGTGATTACGAAGGATAATATCCAGATGGAGATTAATGCACTGCTGTATTTCCAGATTGTGGATCCTTTCAAGGCTACCTACGAGATAACCAACCTGCCTAACGCTATCGAGAAGCTGACACAGACCACACTGCGTAACATTATAGGCGAACTGGAACTGGACGAGACACTGACCTCTCGCGATACGATTAACACAAAGCTGCGCCTGGTGCTGGACGATGCTACCGACAAGTGGGGCGTCAAGGTGAACCGCGTAGAGCTGCAGGATATCACACCTCCTGCTTCCGTACTGTCTGCCATGGAAAAGCAGATGCAGGCCGAGCGTAACAAGCGTGCACAGATCCTGACATCTGAGGGCGAAAAGGCTGCCGAGATTCTGGCATCAGAGGGCGAGAAGACGGCAATGATCAACCGTGCTGAGGCTGCCAAGCAGCAAGCTATCCTGACTGCCGAGGGTGAAGCTCAGGCTCGAATCCGCAAGGCTGAGGCCGAAGCGCAGGCTATCGAGCTGATTACTCAGGCCGTGGGCAAGAGCAGCAATCCTGCCAACTATCTGTTGGCGCAGAAATACATACAGATGTTGCAGGAACTGGCTACGGGCGACAAGACGAAGACGGTCTATCTGCCATACGAGGCTACCAACTTGATGGGCTCTATCGGTGGTATCAAGGACTTGTTCAAGAGCGAATAA